Proteins co-encoded in one Montipora capricornis isolate CH-2021 chromosome 12, ASM3666992v2, whole genome shotgun sequence genomic window:
- the LOC138025809 gene encoding uncharacterized protein — protein MAEFSAAIIAHHKKRKFLAAFVINELLNDGKNTRKPRGKTRAWIRRRSEKGSFNNIVQELMIEDTAGYKEMMRMNYGDFCEILRKIEPFITPQELLGGAKVVKAPERLTLAIRFMATGETFHSLSFQFRISIAAISYMIREVCQALKEHFMPNHVSIPSSTEEWLEVAKKFEEKWNYPHCLGAIDGKHVVMQCPAKAGSYYYNYKNTHSIVLMAVAGPDYECLYADVGTNGRVSDGGVWNKCGIAKGIEDGSLVLPPPDCLPFGLTKVSYVFVGDDAFALKKNMMKPYPQNGLT, from the coding sequence aTGGCGGAGTTTTCAGCTGCCATCATTGCACATCACAAAAAACGTAAATTCTTAGCTGCTTTTGTCATAAATGAGCTTCTAAATGACggcaaaaatacaagaaaaccTAGAGGGAAAACAAGAGCATGGATCAGACGAAGAAGTGAAAAAGGAAGCTTCAATAATATCGTCCAAGAGCTCATGATAGAAGACACGGCCGGTTACAAAGAAATGATGAGGATGAACTATGGCGATTTCTGCGAAATACTACGCAAAATTGAGCCTTTTATCACTCCACAGGAACTATTGGGTGGCGCAAAAGTTGTAAAAGCCCCAGAAAGGCTAACTCTAGCTATAAGATTCATGGCAACTGGAGAAACATTTCACTCTTTGAGCTTTCAATTCAGAATATCAATTGCTGCAATTTCCTACATGATAAGAGAAGTGTGCCAGGCTCTAAAGGAGCATTTCATGCCCAATCACGTCAGCATTCCCTCCTCAACTGAAGAGTGGTTGGAGGTAGCAAAGAAATTCGAAGAAAAGTGGAACTACCCCCATTGTTTAGGTGCCATTGATGGCAAGCATGTTGTCATGCAATGCCCTGCTAAAGCTGGGTCATACTACTACAATTACAAGAATACCCACTCTATAGTTCTAATGGCTGTTGCTGGTCCAGATTACGAATGTCTGTATGCTGACGTGGGTACTAATGGACGAGTATCTGATGGGGGAGTGTGGAACAAGTGTGGAATAGCCAAAGGCATTGAAGATGGGTCACTTGTTCTTCCCCCACCAGATTGCTTGCCATTTGGGCTAACAAAAGTCTCATATGTTTTTGTTGGGGATGATGCTTTTGCCCTCAAGAAGAATATGATGAAGCCATATCCACAGAATGGTTTAACCTAG